gactcttgccatgggccgaatttggcccattaggggaacaggccagtaacgggccggaagtaatcgagggccgaaaatgagcccaagaacgtatggaccatcaataggccgaaagctaacacgggctgaaaacggcccatgtaaatcacgggccattaacgggtataaagaaaattactattcattatgggctagagtcaccgtgggcctgtaaagggccgaaagatacgaaggcctcacatgggccgaaagacgtcgtgggccatacatgggccgaaagtgaaatgggctggtgttatattcgacggcccacatgacgttgttgggccgatttcctttagggcctaacgggccgtgagttaacgggccgtaaaatgggcaaTTTGCGAAGataccattaacaggcttttcatgggccaggccgttaacttttgaccaagtcaaacgggccggctttgtaagctaaatgggccagtggtgggccgtggcacgcgtcgacatatcataggcgcctatctgacccactgacgagctgacacgtgtttcgttcggccaataagaattttacacatggaaatttcccattggtcggggctgttaacgggttatcggatccaaaacccgacccgatagcttaacggcgttccgttacggtggatgccacgtgtcggtcacccttgacgaaagcacttctatgacgcgcgatttatcgtcatggaagtggacacttccgtgatgataattttggtaatgtcatggaacacttctacgacagcacaggtatgactatcttgattctgtcataaaatcgtcatggatgtacatgcatgacaaaaaacgcgacctactgtgacaaacacgtatcatcacggaagtgtatttttttactagtGTTCCCATGATCTACTTTTCCTCGCTATCCATGGTGGATGTGGCCGTGCCGGCCTCCTCTGACATGGCTTCTTTCCCCACCTGCTTGACGCGCTGCCACCATTGCCCGTGGAAGATTTGCAGGGAGACGACGTTGTCCAGCCTGGACGGGCGAGGAGGGGGTGGAGATGGCGATGGTGGTGGCCCCAGATCCGGAGGGTTTACCGGCAAGCTATCTTGTATTTGGCTGTCTCATCAGGCAACCCAGGCAGCTGCAATGCCGGAGAACTCCTTCTATTCGCCGGAGGCCATGGCGAGTGTTgtacaaggaggaggtggagagatcagaGGTGAGGTGAGGTGTGGCTCTTGCCCGGCGCCTGGACACATTTATATAGCaggcgaatgcgaggagccagccAGAGAGGTGTTTAGTGCTCGCCGGCACAGGAAAGGACATGTGGTGCTCAGGGCGCCAGAGTAGGTTCCTTTGCACACACGCCGGTTTAATGGAGGTAGGCTAGTAGACATATGTTGTTTCAATGCGGACAAAAGGCGTGCACGCAACGGGCGATCAGCGGGCAGCAGTCTCGGCGGGCGAGCTGATTCAATGCCGGGTCCAGTGAGCGGTCGCGTCCGCTCTGTGGCCGCATGAACTGGCTTCGGACAGGAACGCGCGTGAGCGCGGAAAAGAGTATTTTGATGGGTCGGGTTAGTCAGATGCGGACCCCCCCTCCCCCGGCCGCCATTTGTCTCCGGTTTGCAGAAAAGTGTGAACAAACCTTCGAACAGACCGATTGAGAACCACGTTAGATGACAAAACACGTTTAAACCGCGCGGTCAGGACGGTTGCGGGTGGTTTGAGAGTCGGCGTTGGAGACGTCCTTATTTTCTTTAACATATACTAAGACAAGGAAAGAAAATCATGTGGTTTCTGTACAGAAAACCATGTGTGGCCTCGCATGGCACAGGAACCACGTTCAGGCTGCAAGTGGGATGAGACGCGGGAGTCCCACATAATGTCGCATCAACCCACATAATTATGTGAGATTAAGTGGGATGTCCACATAAAAATAATTGGGACTATGCGGGTTGCTACATACCCACATAATCTGAATGCAAGAATTGAAAATACAAAAAGTACATGTGAGGATACAGCAAGTTCATACTGTTTACTCTCCATGTATTAAGACTACAACCTGTCAGGATACAGCAAGTACATAATCTGAATGCAAGATAAATTGCATTAATACAACCTGCCATCCTTTATTTGCAGCAAGACTAAAGACAAAATCAATTGCAATAAGACTAGAGGCTACAGCAAGATGAATTTTTTCAGCTCTTCAAGATCTAACATCACCATCCACCTGCCATCCTTTCTTCAAGTAGCAAACTAGCAACCCATATTTCCTGTCAAAAAATATGTCCGTCAGTCCATTTGCATCATAAGAATCCATTTTACAGGATAACTTAGGACTTTACAAGAAACACTGGAAGTCAAACAAGTAGCAAAGTAGAAACATTCAGCTTTTCTTCAGAACAGAGGGCAGATGAACATTTTGCAGTAAGAAGAATGCTGCTTGCTGCACAGTAGCTTATATGATTCAAGGCAAGCACTGCAGCCAACAGCTAGCTGATAAATAGAAATAGTGATTATCATGGGGGCATCGCATATACCTTGATCTTCTTCATCTGTCTCCAATGATACGCCTTTGTATTTTTCTGGATCTGCAAAACACAAAACACAAAACACATAAATTATTAGATTAACTGTGGTTACCAATTTTCGTGAGGAATAAAAGAAAAACTTACTAACCAGCTGTTCTCAGCCAGTCTTGTAGGCAAATCAAAGCTTCGACGGTGGAGCAAGAAAGACTGCTCCTATAATCACTGACAATGCGTCCTCCAGAACTAAAAGCGGACTCGGAAGGCACCGTGGACGCCGAAATAGCCAATATGTCACGAGCAATTGTAGAGAGAACCGGATACTTGAGAGAGTTGATTTTCCACCATTCTAATATGTCCAACTCTTTCTTCCGTGGATACAACTCCTCTTTCACATACTGATCCAGCTCATTATTTGCTTGCCCTTTTTTGCAACTGATATAATGATCCCACTCCGCAAGTGGATCAtcgtcttcttcatcctcctcggCACCAGGACTCCCACAATCCTCTTGTTAAACAGAttagggtttggaacaatgctcgatacccttggtgggtacggctgtcatatatttataagagggaaccgtacaaatacagttatgttacaacacgtatatctaatatatacttagtctaacaccctccctcaatcttaactatgtcctgaaacactcagaaggttaagattgcgacgacatccttcaaaagaaggcaagggcaagggtttagtgaaaatatcagcAAGCTGATCCTTCGAAGAAACAAACTTAATCTGAAGGAGCTTCTgagcaacacgttccctcacaaaatgatagtcaacttcgatgtgcttcgttcgggcatgaaatactggattggaTGAAAGGTATgttgcaccgatgttatcacaccaaagaacaggcggCTGAGTTGGGGAGACCTTCAACTCTCGAAGCAATGACTGCACCCACATGATCTCAGCTGTGGCATTAGCAACAGCTTTGTACTCAGTTTCGGTACTACTCCGAGACACCGTAGCTTGCTTGCGAGCTtgccaggcgatcaaattaggcccaaagaacacagcatgtcctcccgtggatcgccgatcatcaggacaaccagcccagtcggcATCAGAAAATGTTGAGATCAGTCCAGAACGCGCAGGCTGAAGATGGAGACCATATGAACCAGTGTGACAAACATAGCGCAAGATGCGCTTAACAGCTGACCAGTGAGAATCACGTGGtgcatgaagatactggcacacaCGGTTGACTGCAAATGATATGTCTGGTCGAGTAATGAGCAAGTACTGCAGTCCACCCACAATGCTGCGGTACTCTGTGGCATCCTCAGGAGCAAGCAAGTCACCAGCAAGAGCTGTCAATTTGTCTGTAACAGACATGGGAGTCGTAGCAGACTTGCACTGCAACATACCGGCACGACGCAGGAGATCCTGAGAGTACTTTTTCTGAGTAAGAGTCAAGCCACCATCAGAATGAAGAACCTCTAGGCCCAGAAAATAATGCAGTCTCCCAAGATCCTTAACAGCAAACTCAGCACCAAGAGAGGACACAAGCCGATCTGTAGCAGAAGCAGACGAACTGACaaggatgatgtcatcaacatataccagaatgtacatagtcacctcaggtcgctgtagaataaacagagacgtGTCTGCTGTAGAAGGAACAAACCCATGCGCACGAAGAGCAGCGCCAAGGCGGGCATGCCATGCACGCGGGGCCTGCTTCAAACCGTAGAGGGCTTTGACAAGGCGACATAAATGATGTGGCTGAGCAGGGTCAACAAAACCTggcggctgacgcatataaacctcttcttccagaactccatggagaaaggcattctgaacatcaagctgtCGAAGCGACCATCCGCGAGTAACAACCAAAGAGAGAAGAACACGAATAGTAGTTGGTTTAATAACAGGACTGAATGTGTCTTCATAATCAATGCCATACCGTTGTTTGAACCCCTTGGCAACCAGGCGTGCCTTGTACCTCTCAATGGAACCATCagcatgtttcttcaccttgaatACCCATATAGAGTCAATGATATTAACACTAGACGGAGGTGGAACAAGACGCCAAGTGTTGTTTCTTTGAAGGGCATGAATCTCCTGCTCCATCGCAGCACGCCAATGCGGGATGCCAAGTGCCGCTCGAAAATGTCGTGGTTCAATCGTAGGGTCAGCCTCAGCATGTGCCACACAGGCCGCAAGCCACGTGACAGTGCCGTCAGTGCGCTTCTTTGGCTGGAAGATGCCACTTTTGCTGCGAGTATGGAGACGCGGGACGACAGGCAGAGGTGGCGCTGGAGCTGCCATACCAGAGGAGCCACTATCCATCAGCGGCGAGGAGGACGCACCGGCGGGCGAGTCAACAGGCGCATCCGATGGCACGGTCAGGGTCGGCGAAGACAGACCGAGCGTGATCGGCGTCGACGGACCAGGCGACGAAGCCTCGGTGACCTGCGAGGCCTCCGGCTCAGGGGAGAGCACCGCGGGTCCAGCCGGCCCGGCCGACAGCTCCGCAGATTCGGCCGGCCCAGGCGACTGCGAGACCGCTGGCCCCGGCGACTTGGTCGCCCCGTCGGATCCTCGTGCATGGGGCATGCACGCGTGATCGACGTCGGGGTCAAGCGGGGTAGTGGCGGAGGCAGCCTCGTCGAGCGCCTCATCCGGCGTAGTAGCAACTGGCGCAGTTGTGTCCATATCATCATCCAGAAGCTCAAGTCGAGCGCCTCGTCCAgtccctgcaccatggttaggcaacaacagaggagaatatgcagcatccacaaattgatcaggcaaaaCTGGAAAGGAGTGCAACTCAGTGACGGGAGTATCGGTGGGTGATGTGAGCGTGGAAAATGGGAAGACAGTCTCATCGAACACAACATCACGAGAAATGTAAACACGATTTGACGGGATGTGAAGACACTTGTAACCTTTGTGGAGAGGACTGTACCCAAGAAACACACATTGTTTAGATCGATACTCAAGTTTATGCTTATTGtacggacgaagatgcggccaacaCGCACAGCCAAACACTTTGAGGAGGGAGTAATCTGGAGTTTCATTAAGCAACACTTAGAGTGGAGACTTCATGTGAAGGCGTCGTGTGGGAATCCTGTTTATCAAAAAACAGGCAGTAACAAAAGCATCGCTCCAGAACCGAAACGGGACAGAGGCATGTGCAAGAAGTGTCAGGCCAGTTTCAACTATGTGATGGTGTTTGCGCTCAGCTGCACCGTTCTGCTGATgcgtatgaggacaagacacatggtGTGAGATGCCAAGCTTCTGAAAGAAGGTGTTAAGGTTACGATACTCAccccccccccagtctgactgAACATGGATAATTTTGTGTTTAAGCAATCgttcaacatgtgcttgaaattgcataaagacatgaaacacatcagatttgcgcttaataagataaatccaagtaaagcgactgaaagcatcgatgaaactgacataatagttgtgaccactaacagaagtttgggcatagccccacacgtctgaaaacacaagttcaagaGGAGCCGTGACAACACGACTTGATACAGGAAAAGGcaactgatgactcttgccttgttgacaagcatcacacactagaAACTCCTTATTACTCGACTCAACAGGGAGGTGATGGCGATGAAGCACATGGCGCACAATGGGAGTAGCGGGGTGGCCAAGGCGAGAGTGCCACTGCGACGACGACACCCGAACACCACTGAAAACTTGAGAGACTCGTGGCACATCAAGTGCGTATAAGCCGTCGCGAGCTCGACCACTAAGAAGAACGTCCCTCGTGTCCCGGTCCTTAACAAAAAAATGGAaagggtgaaactcaacaaacacattgttGTCACGAGTTAATTTAGGAACCGAAAGTAAGCtacgtgtgactgagggaacacaaAGGACATCAAGCAGATGCAAGGTTTTAGTGGTACATGAAAGAAAagatgcctgaccaacatgtgagATGGGCATACCTGATCCATTGGCCGTGCGGACCTGATCGTGACCGGTGTAGGGCTGGCGAGTGGCCAGCTTGTCAAGCTGACTCGTCAAATGGTCCGTAGCGCCCGTATCCATGTACCAGGCAGGATCCACCGAGTATGAAGGAGTGAACCCAGGATCCGGTGTAGCGAGAGCAGCTTGCTTCTCATTGCCCTTCCCATTGTTCCCAATGCCAAGAAAATCTCGTTTAAAACGACGATGGCAGCGAGACGCCAAGTGCCCCTCGATGCCGCAGAGTTGACACTCAACCCCACCACCACATGCCTCGCAGTGGAGCCGCTTGCGGCCAGCCGTCGGAGGTGGAGCGGGCGGACGGGGCTGATTGCCCGAGGTCGGCGGCGCCTTCTGCTTGGCACCGCGGGCGCCCCCGTGGAGTGCAGCGTTCGCAGAAGGGCCCTCCGTGTAGACGCCAACGGAGCGGCGAGCAGCGAGCCTCTGTTCGGTGTTGAGAAGGCGTGCATAGAGATCGCGAGGCGGCATCGGTGTGTCACGTCCATTAATGTTTTCAACGAGAGAATCATAGTCCTCATCAAGCCCATTGAGAATGAACGAAGTAAACTCCTCATcacgaagaggcttcccaatagacGACAGTGTGTCAGCCAAACTTTTGACCTTGTTGAAGAAGGCCGTGACGGAGAGGTCATGTTTCTTGACCTCACCCAGCTGGTTACGAATGGCAGAGGAACGAGCCAGCGACTGCGAGGAAAAGCTGGAGTCGAGCGTGGCCCATGCATCCCTCGACGTCGCGGCAAAGACCACCATGCCGGCCACAGAGGGTGTGAGCGAGGACTGAATGGCACCCATAATAGCTTGATCCTGAGCGATCCACCGACGATGAGCAGGGTTGGACACCATGACGGAGCCACCAGCGGCCGAGGGCACCGGAACCATGGTCGGGGGACACGGCAGCGTACCATCGACATACCCCTCAAGGTAGTGACTACGCATCAGCGGCAACACCTGAGCGCGCCACAGGAGGTAGTTGTCAGCAGAGAGCTTCACCGTCACCAGGTGAGCAAAGTGAAAAGGTCCTGGTTCAGCCACCGATGCGGAGAGCTGCGAGTCGTACGTCGGAGGAGCACTGTACGGACTCAGCGCATCGGCCGACGGAGACGTACGGTAgtgttggtgatgaccgtagggcgCCGTAGGAGGTACGCCGTAGGGCTGCAGCAACGCGACGTGCGGCACAGAGACAGCGTAGGGCGCGCCATACGGCGCCTCGTAGGGCACCGCGGAGGACGAAGCATACGGTGCCGGCGCGACATACGGCGATGACGGCGCGACGTACGGCGCTGGATACGGCCCACCGTACGGCATCTGGACGGGAGTGCCACGAGGGCCTGAGGTCGGCGGCGCAGCAGAGTTCGCAGCGGCGCCGTAAGGTAGCTGCGCAGGATCAAACGCGTGCGACACCAGGGCGGCATCACGGGCGATCGAAGGCGCGGGCGATCGGGGCGCTGGAGGACGCGACCCTGATGCGGACGGACAGGCCCAGGCGAGCGGGGTAGACGCCATGAACGGCGATTCCGTCGCTAGGGTTGATGGAGGCGCCGCGGCGGCGaaggccgacgcggcggcggcagaggaagcGGAAGCACGGCGCGGACCGAACGCGTcgtctgataccatgttaaacagattagggtttggaacaatgctcgatacccttggtgggtacggctgtcatatatttataagagggaacTGTACAAATACAATTATGTTACAACACGtatatacttagtctaacaccTCTTGTTGGTGATGAACAGGAATCTCTTGAGAGTACTGATCGAAAAGCTTTTGGATTGCTTTGTTTAATTTAAGCATCCATGTATTGGCTTCAATTTCACTTCCAAAGTCTTTTAACATATATTCAAGTAGATCAAACTTAAACCTTGGATCAAATACAATCGGAACACAAATCGACTTGTAGGACTCCTTCCAATTTAACATATATTCAAGCATCAAATACAGCTGCACCAGCGCCGCCTTGCGAACATTTTCCGCCTTCAATTTAGCATCATCCTCAATCAGATTTTTCTCCAAGAGCTGGAAACCCTCAAAATCTACAGCAGCAACCCTCCCCTCCTCAGGTTTAGAGGCCTCCAGAGACTTCTTCTTTTCTTGCATCTTCTCATATTCTTCAAGGGTCATCTCCTGCTCCAAATTAACACATCAGTAAAAAGCTTGAAAAACAGCTGAATGTGAGGCAAAGTGTAGGAAAGTACAATTTTCTCTTGTTCAATGGGAGCCTCCTGCGGGCGCCGTGGACGGCCCGTGTCCACTTGCAGCCTGAAACCACGTGCTCCATTTCGAGGTGCAACATATGCAGATCGATCGTTCAGGAACGAACTCGACATGCCCGATTATTCCCAGGAATTAGGGGGCGCCGCTAAGAGATACTAATGTCGTGCCAGATAGGGAGCAGGAGCCGACGCGTGCAAGCTGCGGTGCGCTGGGTTGGGCTGCACGGACTGCCCCAGCTTGGCACCCGATGCCTGCGGATCTCGTTCTCGTCCCGGTGCCGTGTCGCGCGCAGCGACACAAAAACTATTAGCGCTCATCGTCGTGCTATCCCTGCAGTTTGCGCCAACCCCAAGACGACGCCGACCCCAAAGCCCCAGCGGCCTTCCCAGCGCTATATATAGCGCTCGCCGTCCCGCTcttcaactccaccacccacatcCTGCAGCTCGCAACCAAGCCTACCAACCAGCTGAGAGCTAGCAGCAGCAGCAAGCGAACCAACGACTCCTCCGGTCGCTCGTCGGAGCAAGGAAAGGCAACGCAGCATGTGCAACGTCATCACGATCCCGTCGGTCGCCTGGCTGCGCCGCGCCGTGCGCCGGTGGCGGGCCCGCCGCTCCACCTCCGCCCCGGTGCCGGCGGGGCACGTCGCGGTCTGCGCGGAGGGCGTGCGGTTCATGGTGCGGCTGGCGCACCTGAGCCATCCGGCGTTCCTTGAGCTGCTccggcaggcggaagaggagtaCGGCTTCCCGTCCGGCGCCTCCGGCCCCGTCGCGCTCCCCTGCGGCGAGGACCGCCTCCGCGACGTCCTCCGCCGCGTCTTTTCCTCGTCCCACTCCGAGGAGCCGCGCCGCTCCTCCTTCTGCCGCCGCCGCGGCGACTCGCGGCCGCTGCTTCAGGGGGTGGCCTTCCCGTGACCGCGCGCGCCGCGGCACCGAACGATCGGGCGATGGAACACAACCCAGTTTGTGCTGCGCGCAACGGGACCTACTGGTGACTGACACACACGGTCCCCCGGGGACGCGTACGCACAGCAACTGCCGAAGCACTGATCCGAAGGGCCGGCGTGCTCCTCGGCGCCGCGTAATGCCGGCCATCGGACGCGCACGTACTGGTGCTGGGTAGTACAGTATATGATGGTGATGGTACTAGTTAGTAACTGATTGAAGAAGGCGAGGATTTTTTGGGATTGTTTTCTCTGTAactattctactccctccgtttctaaatatctgtctttctagagattttaaataGACTACCATATaaaaatgtatatagacatattttagagggtAGATTCACTTggtgaaatctttaaaaagacaaatatttagaaacggatggaGTACTCGTCTGTgttgttgaacatgtgtacatgtacgtaggtctcGGTCTTGTATGCAGTACCTGTAGTGTCTGTCTccctctgtatgtacgtgtatcttaggagacaagataccggtcgcaccccttatacctatatatatatatatatatatgtgcctagtgcacgatcaatcaatcatcgatgcaccaaatcattctctacatggtatctatcgcaagtcaaTCCTCCCGCTtccgctaaccctagccgccgcctcgggccgccgtcggcccaccacgccgccgccaccgcccctcctccccgcgcgccctcccctccacgccgcgccgccctcccgccgcgccgcttctccccaagccgcgccgcctCCCTCACCACGACCTCGCAGCCATGTCGTCCAACGCCTCCACCTACTCCAACCCCTTCGCCGTCGACCCTACTGAGATCCGCGACATCAACGTCCATGCACGCGTCCCCGTGGTCCTCGACGCCTCCAACTCCACGTACttcgcgtggaagacgtacttctcgCTGCTCTTCCGCTAGAACAACCTCGTGGATCATGTGGATGGCACCGTGGACTCCCCCGCCATGGTGGACGACGCCGAGTGGACCGCGATCGACGCCACGATCGtccggtggttcttcaccaccatcttcaaGGACTTGTTCCACACGGTCGTGAGCGTCGGCGACGACGCCCGTGCCATGTGGGTCAAGCTGAACggtctcttcaccgacaacaagcttcagcgcCGCGTTTTCTTCCAGCAGGAATTTTTTGACAGTCACCAGGATGAACGGTCCATTgatgactactgccgccgcctgaagacgttggcggatgagctccgtgacattggagccaaggtggatgacgacctcctcctcagcacgctcaccgctggcctcaacgaggacttcggcaacgccgcctccaacctcaccttgatgccggagccctccttccccaagtttgtggcgtacttgcggttggaggagcgccggatgaagggggtcaagaagcgTGTGCAGCATCACGCTCTCGCcaccggcacctcacgtggtgccccTCCACAGGCCGCCCCACCCGCGTCGCGCCAGCAGCCGCCGCCCCCCGCGCCTCCGGGGTATTTCCCCctcccgcccgcgcctcccgccccTCTCGCTGCCCCCCAGCAGCCGGGCGGCGGACGCCGCGGCAACCGCCGCGTGGGCGGCCGCAAGCAGCAATAGGCGCCGGGGGGGGctcgtcagcagcagcagcaggtgacTCCCCCATGGACGTACAGCACCAACCCGTGGACCCACGTCGTCCACGCGTACTCGATGCCGGTTCCTCGGGCTCCTGCTCCGGGCATCCTTGGGCCTCGGCCGGCGGGCCACCAGGCTCTCTTCGCCGCGCAAAACGCCGCTCCCTACAGCGGCTACGGTGCCCCCCCTCCGCCTGCGCCCGCCTACGGGTCCGCGCCTGCCTACGGCGCCACCGCCGCGTCGGCCTTCGGTGCATCTCCCGCGCCGGCCTACGGAGGGTTTTACCCTCCTCAGGTGCCGCCGCCATGGGACCCGACCCTGCTCGCCGCCCTGCACTCCGCCCCGTCACCGAGCTCCTATGGTGGCggtggtgactggtacatggactcgggcgccaccgctcatatgactgctcatcccggtaacctcacgtctgccactcccgttcatactcccacccgtatcaccgttggtaacggttcctccCTACCCATTACACATGTCGGTCATATGTCTTTTCCGTCTAGTTCTACTCctatccatatgtctaatgttcttgtgtctcctgacttagttactaatcttgtttctgttcgtcgccttgctcgtgagaaccctatcactgttgaatttgacgatatcggtttttctgtgaaggacgcccgtacacggatggtactccaccgatgtgatagcccgGACGAGCTTTACCCAGTGCACccctccggcgccaccaccacccgtcgTCTCGTCGCCTTCGCCGCCagtgtcgatctttggcatgcccgtcttggtcatcccaactccaccgttatgcgtcagattcttcagagtttttctttctcatgtaataaggtcgatgatcatacttgtgaggcttgccgtcttggcaagcacgttcgtcttccctttagcgagtctacaaacatttccacctttccgtttcagttattgcatagtgatgtttggacgtccccggttgctagcaacacgggctatttatactatctggtgatattggatgatttttctcattatgtgtggacattccctctccgtcgcaagtccgacgctcttgccacactcacagccttttattcatatgtcaccacacagttcggtcgtcctattctcgccttgcaaactgacaacggcaaggagtttgacaacgtcgccGTCCGCAATTTACTTGCGTCCCACGGCACCATCTTTCGCCTCACATGCTGCACCCCTCACCGGTGTGGTCACTCGGGCTCGGACCGGGACACTTTGTCCCAGCACGCGCTACCCGTCGGACGAGTACGCGTGTGCTGCATCCACCTCGGCGCCGTCTCCGCTACCCACCTCCGCTCGCGCAGCCCTTCGGGATCCGAATTGGCTCGCTGCGATgcgtgaggagtttgacgccctgcagCGCAACCGTACGTGGCAGCTTATTCTGCAGCCTCCCCGTGCCaatgtcatcactggcaagtgggtcttccgccacaagactcgccccgacggttctctcgagcgctacaaggcgcgttgggtggTGAGCGGCTTCCGCCAGCGtgccggcgtggacttcaccgacacctttgccccggttgtcaaaccgggcacgattcgaGCCGTCCTCCAGCTTGTTGTTTCTCGCGCCTGGCCGGTTCACCAGCTTGATGTGtctaatgctttcttgcatggtCATCTTgacgagcaggtgttctgtcagcggcctactggtttcgtcgacaccgactatccggaccatgtgtgcttgctctcccgttctctctacgggttgaagcaggcgcctcgggcctggtaccagcggatcgcggcCTTCCTTCAGTAGCAGGGGTTCCAGTCCACACGGTCTGATGCCTCCCTGTTTGTCTATCACCAGGGCCCCGCCACCGCGTACCTCCTactgtacgtcgacgacatcatccagACTGCCTCCTCGCCAGCGCTACTTCAGCAGATCACAGGTCGCCTCGGcaccgagttcgccctcaaggagttgggggctctccactacttcctcggca
This region of Triticum aestivum cultivar Chinese Spring chromosome 2D, IWGSC CS RefSeq v2.1, whole genome shotgun sequence genomic DNA includes:
- the LOC123050246 gene encoding auxin-responsive protein SAUR21-like; the protein is MCNVITIPSVAWLRRAVRRWRARRSTSAPVPAGHVAVCAEGVRFMVRLAHLSHPAFLELLRQAEEEYGFPSGASGPVALPCGEDRLRDVLRRVFSSSHSEEPRRSSFCRRRGDSRPLLQGVAFP